The Streptomyces sp. NBC_01298 genome contains the following window.
TATGTCGTCCAGGAAGTCGGTGAGCCGCTTGGCTCCGGTCTGCATGACCTCCCGGCGGTGGCCGCTCGCCTTGACCTGGGCGAGCGCCTCGCGCCGGTCGAGGCCGATGTTGTCGTAGACCTGGGGGTTCACGAAGGCCTGGGAGAAGACCCGGGCGGCCTGGCCGCAGCTGACGCGGGTCAGTTCCTGCTCCCAGCGCGGGGCGGTGAGCATCTGGCGGCGCAACTCCTCGCGGGCGTAGCGGACGTGGCGCGCCTCCTCGATGACGTGGATGCGGGTGACTCCGCGCACGAGGGGCTGGACGCGCTCGTCCGGGAAGGTCAGGCGCTGCATCCAGTCGAGGACCTCCTCGCCGAGGAGGGTGCAGGCGAAGGAGCCGGGGGTGGTGGAGACGGTCTTCAGGACGCGGGCGAGGTTGTGGTTGGTCCGGGAGACCTGGTACTCGGGGGCGCCGCCCGTCTTGATCATGCGGGCGAACATCATCGAGTGGCGGCACTCGTCGGCGATCTCGGTGAGCGCGTACCGGACGTGATTGCTGGTCAGGGACTTGTCGTAGATGTGCCGGGTGAGCAGCTGCATCAGGATGATCTCGAACCAGATGCCGAGCGAGCCGAGGGCGGCCGCTTCGTGGCGGGAGAGTTCGATGCGCTGCTCCTCGCCCATCTTCTTCCAGAGCGGGGTGTCGAAGAGGGAGAGCAGCTCGGGCGGCCAGTAGTACTTGCCGTCGATGGGCGGGGCGTCCCAGTCGAGTTCCTTGTCGGGGTCGAAGGAGTGCTTCTCCGAGGATTCGAGCAGCCGCTCGGCGATCTGCTCGCGGTCCTTGAGCAGGCCGAGGGCGTCGCGGAGCTCGGCTCGTTCGGTCACGGTGGTCATGGCTTCGGACACCTCGTCGTCGAGTTACCGGCGGTCACCTCTTATGAGACTGCTTGTCAGCAAGACCGTCAATCCCCCGCACACGACTTGTTGACCGCGCGTCTACCAACGTGTGACGCTGCCAACTGTCCGGTCCCGTAAGGAAGTACGCGGCTACGCCATGCGCGGTTACGTGAGACGAGGGGGCGTCAGTGTCGACGCACGAGCTCTACACCAACGATCCGGGCGAGACCGTCTGGCCGGTCCCCGCATCCGGCAACGCCCGTTTCAGCTGGGAGTACGACGGCGGCCGCGAGCGGCTGCTGGCCCTGTACCAGAAGGGCAAGGACAAGCAGTGGGACGGCGCCAAGCGCATCGACTGGGACATCGAGGTGGACCCGTACGATCCCCTGGGCACCCCCGACGAGGCGCTTCCGCTGCACGGCACCCGGCACTGGGCCAAGCTCACCGAGCGGGACCGGGGCGAGCTGCGCCGGCACTACAGCGCATGGAACTTCAGCCAGTTCCTGCACGGCGAGCAGGGCGCGATGGTGTGCGCGGCGCGCATCGTCGAGTCGGTGCCGGACCTGGACGCGAAGTTCTACTCCGCCACGCAGACCATGGACGAGGCCCGGCACGCGGAGATCTTCGGGCGCTTCCTGCACGAGAAGATCGGGATGCTCTACCCGATCAACGACAGCCTGCAGGGACTGCTCGGCGACACCCTGCGCGACTCCCGCTGGGACATGCCGTACCTGGGCATGCAGGTGCTCATCGAGGGGCTGGCGCTGGCCGCCTTCGGGATGATCCGCGACACCACGAACAAGCCGCTTCCCAAGCAGATCCTGGCCTACGTGATGCAGGACGAGGCACGGCACGTGGCGTTCGGGCGGATGGCCCTGCGCGACTACTACAAGCAGTTGTCGGACGCCGAGCTGCGCGAGCGCGAGGAGTTCGTGATCGAGGGCTGCTACCTGATGCGGGACCGGCTGCGCGGGGTGGAGGTGCTGGAGAACTTCGGCATCTCGCGCGCGGAGGCGGAGGAGTTCAGCGAGCGCTCCGAGTTCCTGGAGCTCTTCCGCAAGCTGCTGTTCAGCCGGATCGTGCCGTGCGTGAAGGACATCGGGCTGTGGGGCGAGCGGCTGCAGAAGGCGTACCTGGACATGGGGGTCTTCGAGATGGGGAACTCCAACCTGGACCTGCTGATGAGCCAGGACGAGGAGATCGCCGAGGCCCTGGACCGGGAGCGGTTCGCGGCCGAGGAGGAGCAGCGGGTGGCGGAGGTCGCGGAGACCATCACGGAGGGCGCGGGCGGGTAGGGCCGGGGGGAAGCCCGGGGGGGGAGGCCCGGGGGGTAGGCCCGGGGACGGCGAACGCGTACGGGGTCACCGGGCGGACAGCGCCGCCTCCATCACCGCCCGGGCGATCGGCGCCGCGGCGCCGTTGCCGCTGATGTCCCCGCGGACGGCCGACGCGTCCTCGACGACCACCGCGACCGCGACGGCGGGCGGCCGGCCGCCCTCGGGCGCGGCCCAGGAGATGAACCAGGCGTACGGGGTCCCCGCGTTGCCGACCCCGTGCTGGGCGGTGCCGGTCTTGCCGCCGACCACGGCTCCGGGGATCGCCGCGTTGCGGCCCGTGCCGTTCTCCACCACCTTCACCATCAGCTGCTGCATCCGCGTCGCGGTCAGCGGGGTCATGGCCCGGCCGAGACTGTGCTGGTCGGCCCGGCGGACCGGGTCGCCGTCGTCCTGGGTCGTACGGTCCACCAGGTAGGGGGCCTTGAGCTCCCCGCCGTTGGCGACGGCCGCCGCCACCATCGCCATCTGGAGCGGGGTGGCCTTGGTGTTGAACTGCCCGATCGAGGACAGGGCCAGCTGGTCGGGGCTCATGTCGGTGTCGAAGTTCGACCGGGACACCCAGGCGGGCACCCGCAGCCCGGCGTCGTTGAACCCGAACCGCCGGGCCGCCTCGGTCATCCCGCGCAGCCCGACCTGTACGCCGATCTTCGCCATGACCGTGTTGCACGACCACTGGATCGCGTCCGCCATCGAGGCGTCGGCGCAGCCCGTGCCCGCGTTCGGCAGCAGGGTGCTGGTGCCGGGCAGCGGGTACGGGTCCGGGGTCTCGGTCGGCGCGTCCACGTCCGTGACCACGCCGGCGTCGAGG
Protein-coding sequences here:
- a CDS encoding AurF N-oxygenase family protein; amino-acid sequence: MTTVTERAELRDALGLLKDREQIAERLLESSEKHSFDPDKELDWDAPPIDGKYYWPPELLSLFDTPLWKKMGEEQRIELSRHEAAALGSLGIWFEIILMQLLTRHIYDKSLTSNHVRYALTEIADECRHSMMFARMIKTGGAPEYQVSRTNHNLARVLKTVSTTPGSFACTLLGEEVLDWMQRLTFPDERVQPLVRGVTRIHVIEEARHVRYAREELRRQMLTAPRWEQELTRVSCGQAARVFSQAFVNPQVYDNIGLDRREALAQVKASGHRREVMQTGAKRLTDFLDDIGVMRGAGRRLWKSSGLLA
- a CDS encoding ferritin-like domain-containing protein; this translates as MSTHELYTNDPGETVWPVPASGNARFSWEYDGGRERLLALYQKGKDKQWDGAKRIDWDIEVDPYDPLGTPDEALPLHGTRHWAKLTERDRGELRRHYSAWNFSQFLHGEQGAMVCAARIVESVPDLDAKFYSATQTMDEARHAEIFGRFLHEKIGMLYPINDSLQGLLGDTLRDSRWDMPYLGMQVLIEGLALAAFGMIRDTTNKPLPKQILAYVMQDEARHVAFGRMALRDYYKQLSDAELREREEFVIEGCYLMRDRLRGVEVLENFGISRAEAEEFSERSEFLELFRKLLFSRIVPCVKDIGLWGERLQKAYLDMGVFEMGNSNLDLLMSQDEEIAEALDRERFAAEEEQRVAEVAETITEGAGG
- a CDS encoding penicillin-binding transpeptidase domain-containing protein produces the protein MIRYIRWCAYFCALLLVALLVNVGRVQVWEAAGYGANPANKRPAIARYAEPRGDITVDGRPVTGSRDSRQTLRYERTYKNGPLYAPVTGFASQTYGTSFLERAEDPVLSGTDPGLSAFPLWYELSRGRPGGGNAATTIRAKIQLAAYTGLAGKRGAVAAVEPSTGRILALVSSPSYDPAVLSGTGPGVKAAWEKLNADPAKPMLNRALRETYPPGSTFKIVTAAAALDAGVVTDVDAPTETPDPYPLPGTSTLLPNAGTGCADASMADAIQWSCNTVMAKIGVQVGLRGMTEAARRFGFNDAGLRVPAWVSRSNFDTDMSPDQLALSSIGQFNTKATPLQMAMVAAAVANGGELKAPYLVDRTTQDDGDPVRRADQHSLGRAMTPLTATRMQQLMVKVVENGTGRNAAIPGAVVGGKTGTAQHGVGNAGTPYAWFISWAAPEGGRPPAVAVAVVVEDASAVRGDISGNGAAAPIARAVMEAALSAR